TTGTGCTATTGAAAGTGAAGAAATGGCAATGCAAATTGCTGAAAAAATACTTACAATTACTGATAAATTACAAATCCCTTACATTTTTAAAGGAAGTTTTAAAAAAGCAAACCGAAGTAGAATTGATAGTTTTACAGGAATTGGTGATGAAAAAGCATTAAAAATATTAAGAAAAGTTTCTGAAACGTTTAATGTTCCTACGGTTACTGATATTCACGAAGTTTCAGATGCTTACAAAGCTGCCGAATATGTTGATGTTTTACAAATTCCTGCTTTTTTAGTACGTCAAACTGATTTAGTGGTAGCAGCTGCCAAAACTGGTAAAGTAGTTAATTTGAAAAAAGGACAATTTATGAGTCCTGAAGCAATGCAACACGCTGTTAAAAAAGTACACGATGCAGGAAATCAACAAGCATGGATTACCGATAGAGGAACTATGTTTGGTTATCAAGATATGATTGTTGATTTTAGAGGAATCCCAACAATGCGTGAATTTGCGCCTACTGTTTTAGATGTAACTCATTCGTTACAACAACCCAACCAAACAAGTGGTGTTACAGGTGGAAGACCAGATATGATTGAAACAATTGCAAGAGCTGGAGTTGTTAATAATGTCGATGGTTTATTTATTGAAACACATTTTGACCCTGCAAATGCAAAAAGTGACGGTGCTAATATGTTACATCTTGATTATTTAGAAAAACTGTTAACAAACTTAGTAGCAATTAGAAAAACTGTCAATAATTTATAGGCACAATTTTTGATAAATAAAGTTGTTTTAAACTCTTATATGAAGCAACTTTATTTATTTTTAGTATTCGTTATTACTACTGCTACCCTATCTGCTCAAGATTTCTCAACTGTTGATGCTAAAATAAAAACCTATCCTAAAATAATTACAGCAAATAAATTAGCCGACAAAATTTCAGCCGATTTTACTTCTGATGACGAAAAAGTAAGAGCGGTATTTAGTTGGATTGCTTTTAATATTCGATATGATTTAAAGGCATTTTATAATCCTTCTAAAAAAAGAATCAATTTTAGATATAGAAACGAAGCCGAAAAACAAACCAAAATTAACAATATAAAAAATGATATTGTTAAAAAAACAATGGCTAGAAGAAGTGGTGTTTGCGAAGGTTATGCTCAAACATTTAGTAAAATTTGTACGCTTTTAAATATTGAAAATGACGTAATAAAAGGTCATGTTCGAATTTCTTCTAATGATATCGGCAAAGTAAACAACCCTGCCAATCATGCTTGGAATGCTGTAAAACTTAACAATAAATGGCTGTATTTAGATGCTACTTGGGCAGCAGGAGCTGTTAATAATGGACGTTGGCAACGTAGTTTTAATGAATATTATTTTAATATCCCTAAAGAAAAATATTTTCTAACCCACTTTCCTGATGATATATTATGGCAATTACGTGTAAAAAGAATGAGTTTACAAGCATATTTTCAGCAACCGATATATAGTAGTTCTTTTCTTAAAACATCGTATAAATTGATAACGCCTATCAATGGTATCATTACTAAAAAAGCAAATACACCGATTACTTTTACCCTTGAAAATATTGCTAAAAATCAAACTATATATTGTGGATTTAAAGGTGTAAAATATGCCCAAAAGCCAAAAATTTCTTTTGAAAAAAATCAGACGATTGTAAGTATTCTTCCACCTAAAAATAGCAAAGAAGTTTATTTAATTATTGATAAAGAAGTTATGTTAGAGTTTTTAATAAAATAATATATTATTTTAAATAATGTTTTTTTAGAAGCTATTTCCCGCTTTCCGCACTCGCTTTTTTTATTTTTTAAAAGAAAAAAATAAAAAAGAGCTCAAACAATTGCTTCAATCGGGGCTAAAAAGTAATTTTTCGTGTTATAAGCTTCTAATAGAACTTCCACTAAAATAGTAGCTTTTATATCATATCTATAATAATTCTTATTGTTTTAAATATTTAAAAAATAAAAAAGATTAGTTTCTAATTTTTCGTAAAATTTCTTCTAAACCATTTAATTGCATTTCATATACTAAGCCCATCATTTTACCTAATTTCCCATTAGGAAAACCTTTATTTTTATACCAAACAATATAATGTTCTGGCAAATCGACTAAATAATAACTTTTGTATTTACCAAAAGGCATTCTCATTTGGGCTGTATCAATTAAAAACTGTTTATCTGGTAACATATATTTGGATAAAAAAAATCCCGCATTAGCGGGATTTTATTCTTATTTTTTTTGTATTTTTTACTATTCTGATATTCCATTTACATAATCTTGTAAATATAAATAACGTTCGGTTAATTTACCATCGTTTGTGGTCATTTTTGCTCTTTCTAAAATCCCATCTTTATCATTATTAAAAAAAGCAGGAATTACATTTTCTAAAAACATTTCACCAAAACCTTCACTAGCATCTTTTGGTAATTCACATGGTAAATTATCAACAGCCATTACTGTAATTGCTTTTTCATCTCTAAAATCAATTTCTAATCCAGTTGTAGGATTATATCCATAAATAGGATCAGCAATAGTTGAAGAACGAATAGTACTAGCTACAGGACCATTAACATCACAAGAAATATCAGCTACATATTTAATTTTAAAATCTGCATGTTTAGCATCTTTTTTTGTAAATAAATACGGAGCACCAGTACCATAAAAGTGACCTGCAATAAAGAAATCTGTCATTTTCGCATATGGCATAAAATTACTTTCGTAACCACTTGGGTCTTTATAAAAAGTAAACTTGTCCCCTACTTTTCCATCAATACGCTTACTATATTCCATAACATCTGCAAGACAATATACAGGCTCTGTAAAATCAGCAGTTAAATATAAAGTATCACTAACTTGTTTAATTTTTAAGTAATCTAAAATTTCTCTAGCTCCATGTGCTACTTTACCTGTACCAGTAAGTAAAATTTTAATATTAGGTAAAGTTATTTTATCTAATTCAACTTTTACAGCGTCTAAATCTAAAAGAGTTTCTACCTTTGGTAAGGTAAATAGATTTTCACGTAGACCTAAAGCTCTAAAACCATTATAAGCTCCTACTAAACCTGCGTAACGACCAAAGCCAATTAATCGAGCACCATTTTCTTTTATAATTGTTTCGTGGTCGTATAGTTCAATATTTTTAGCTAATACAGCCTTTAATAATTTACGATTGTAAGGTTGTTTTTTGATAGTATGCGAAAAGAAAAAATATTTTTTATTCGGAATTAAAGCTTCTAAAGGAACTTCTTTTACACCCAATAATACATCGCAATCTGAAATATCACTTACCACTTCTAAACCTGCATTTTTATATGCTTGGTTGCTGAAAACTCTAATATCAGAACTTTCAACTACAATTTCTGCATCAGGAAATTGTTCTTTAAATTCTTGTAGTTTTTTAGGTGAAAAAACTACTCTTCTATCTGGTGGATTTTTACGTTCTTTAATAATTCCGAATTTCATTCTTCTTTTTTGTGTAAAATTAAACAAATAAACAGTAATTGTTATATATTACTATTATTTAAGCGAAAATAATTGTTTTAAATCTATTCTACAAATAGTATTTTCATATATTTGCATCCCACAAATTATGGAAATTTAAAATAGCAAGATTCGTTTTCTTTTTTGATAGAACAACTCATCACTCAAAGATATTAATAATCTTACTATTTTTTAACTTATAATTTTGTGATTTCAACATTTTGGGGACGACTGGTTTTGACAGCGAGACCAGCGATAATGTAAGCATGCCGAGCAGTGAATAGATAACTCGTTAAACTTTATTTCAACTTTTTAAACGGCGAGAATAACTACGCTTTAGCTGCTTAATCCGAATCACAGTAGGATTGGCCTAGGCACACAAGGTGTGCAAGCTTTATGTCCACGAATAGCCTTGATTTACGGCGCTTCACTTTTGGATATCGTAAAAGTAAATATAGAAAACCTGAAGCTTCGGCAGGTTTTTGAAACTAAAGAAGATAAGCTTTTAACAGATTGTTCTTAATCAGTTACTTGTCGAAAATTAAGAAAGAAATATGTATGTAGAAAGCATTTGAACTGCTTGTTTGGACCCGGGTTCGATTCCCGGCGTCTCCACAATTACACCCTGTAAACCTAGTATTTACAGGGTTTTTATTTTTAGGTGATAATTTAGGTGTCAAAAAAACTATTTCAAAAACCAATTACAGTTAAATCCCATATTTTTAGCTATTTCATATTGAGGAAGATAATAATTATTGATTTTTTTTGAAAAATCTTCTTTTGAGGTATTTTTTAATTCATCATTAGAACACTTAAACAATAAGTAATAATTTTCTAAAACTTTATTAGCTTTTTCATTTAATAAAAATTTACAAAAATCATATTGTAAAAAACAAAAAGGTATTAAATATTTTTCTTTTGGAAGATAATTATTTTTTGAAGAATTTATATTTTTACTTACAGGATGAAGATTCCAAATTAAATCATGTGTAAAAAAACTCCAAGGAAGAAAATGGTCTATGCTAACTTCTTTCATTGAAATTAATGGTTTATTTTCAAAAATATCTAGTTTATTTGGGTTTTCTACAATATATTTCTTCCAATATGTTGTTGGCGTAGAAAGTTTTCTTAAAGTTGGTTTATCTATTTTTTTAGATAAATTTGATGTTTGAGGATTTTCGCTCTCTAAATATTTTATTAATTCAAAATAAGTATATGACTTTATTAAATTATAATTAGTCTTAATCCAAAAAGTCCAATCTTTGTTTATCTTAATTTCTTTGAGCTCAATATTTATTGTGTAAGGTGCTTTATTATCTTGTAATTCTACAATTTTAGAATTAATAATTCCATCTTTTAAACCTCTTGTTTCTTCAGCATACCAAGCTCTAATAAATCGAAAAGGAACATATCTTGTTAATTCTGAAGTAATTTTAGTTAAAAATTTACTATCCTTATTTTCAATCAAAAATTGATATAAATCTCTTTCACTTAGATTATCTTCTAAATTATACTCTCTTTGAATTTCTTTTATAAAAAAAGCACATCGGTCTCTTTTTCCGAACGAAAGTTTAAAATAATTAACAGGATACCAAATTTTACTAATAACTTTAAATATAATCTCATTATAAGAAATGTTTTCTTTATCCTCTAAAAAAGATATTTCTATGATAGATAACCACCAGTAATATTTATAACTACTAGTTGTATTTCTGAAAATAGTATTAATAGGAATTAAATTCATTATTTTAAAATTAAAAAAGACACATAATTCTATTGGCAAGCTACAAAATGATTTTCAGAAATATTAAAAATTTTTGATACTATTTTCCAGCTCTTTTCATCATTAAAAAGTAGTTAAATTGATTAAATAATATCTTTAATATAGCAACAGTAAATTATTTAAAGCGTAGTAATCCGTAAAACAAACCCAAACTAAAAACCTACTAATCAAATTTTTAAACACAAATAACAGTTCAAAATAAAGATGTAATTATTTTTATCAAAAAAAATAAAAATAATTTTGTGATATTAAAAAAAAGTTTACATTTACCACATCTTATTAGATAGGTTCAATGCAACGTTTTACTTATTTCGAAAATAACTTTTGTTGGGAGATAAAAGGTTATTTTGTGTTTTGGAAACACAACGAAAAAATTAAGGTTTCTTCCTCTTCGTACAATTATTCATTACCACTGAATTTTCATAATCAGTCTGGTCATTGTCTTGCGTTAAGACTCTAACTATTCATTTTCTTTTTGGTCTAACAAATTCGCCTATAAGATAGGTGTATCATTTGTTTTTTAAAATTTTATTAATTTGAAAAAATCACAACATTTTGTTGTTGCTATTTTTTGAACAAACCTTGCTGTACCCAAAAAACAGCCAAACCAATAGATAATGAATACCAGATATAAAGATTTAATCGAACAAACTTTTGATTTTCCGCAAGAAGAATTTCATACTAAAAATGATAACTTATTTTTTCATAATATTGATATGATGGCTTTAGTAAAGCAATATGGTTCGCCATTAAAATTTACTTATTTGCCAAAAATATCAGAAAATATACATAGAGCAAAAAATTGGTTTCATAAAGCAATAGAAAAACACCAATATAAAGGAACTTATAATTACAGTTATTGTACTAAAAGTTCGCACTTTAAATATGTATTGGAAGAAGCTCTTAAAAATGATATTCACATAGAAACCTCATCGGCTTTTGATATTGATATTGTTAAAAAATTAAAGAAAGAAGGCAAGTTAAGTAACGATGCTTTTGTGTTATGTAATGGTTTTAAAAGAGATCAATATGTTACAAATATTGCGAATTTAATTGATTCAGGACACAAAAACTGTGTACCTATTATTGATAATTACGAAGAACTAAGTTTACTATTAAAAGAAACTAAAAGTAATTTTAAAGTAGGTGTTCGAATTGCTTCAGAAGAAGAACCAAAATTCGAATTTTACACCAGTCGTTTAGGAATTGGTTATAAAAACATTGTATCGTTTTATCAACGTGAAATTGCCAAAAATCCACAGGTAGAATTAAAAATGCTACATTTTTTTATCAATACAGGTATAAAAGACAATGCTTATTATTGGAACGAATTATTAAAATGTTTAAACGTTTATACAGCTTTAAAAAAAGTATGCCCAACATTAGATAGTTTAAATATAGGTGGAGGTTTTCCTATTAAAAATTCATTAGCATTTGAGTATGATTATGAATATATGGTTGATGAAATAATAAATCAGATAAACCTTACTTGTAAAGAAGCTGGAGTGGATGTTCCTAATATTTTTACCGAATTCGGAAGCTTTACCGTAGGAGAAGCTGGAGGTGCTGTCTATGAAATATTGTATCAGAAAAAACAAAACGACCGTGAAAAATGGAACATGATTAATTCCTCTTTCATTACCACTTTACCTGATGCTTGGGCGATTAACAAACGTTTTATTATGCTTCCTTTAAACAAATGGAATCATAAATATGAGCGTGTTTTATTAGGTGGTTTAACTTGTGATAGTGATGATTATTACAATTCGGAACAACGTGTAAACGGTATTTATCTACCTACTTATGAAAAAGAAAATCCATTATATATCGGTTTTTTTAACACAGGTGCTTATCAAGAAACTATTGGTGGTTTTGGCGGATTACAACATTGCTTAATTCCACATCCAAAACACGTGTTAATTTCAAAAGATATCAACGGAAATATAACAACTAAATTATTTAAAGAACAACAAAAAAGTGAAGCATTACTTGCTATTTTAGGATATGAAAAATAAAACAACATACGCAGGGATTCCTGAAAACTACGCAAAATTAGAAACAGCAAACATCGTTTTAATTCCTGTACCTTACGACGGTACAAGTACTTGGCAAAAAGGTGCCGATAAAGGACCAGAAGCATTTTTAAAAGCTTCTGAAAATATGGAATTATACGACATCGAAACTGATAGCGAAGTTTATAAAGAAGGAATTTATTTAGCCGATGCTGTACTTGAAAACGCATCACCAGAAAAAATGGTAGAAGCGGTTCACCAAACAACTAAAAAGTACATCAATAAAAATAAATTTGTAACTCTTTTTGGTGGAGAACACTCAATTTCTATTGGAACAATTAGAGCTTTTAATGAATGTTACAACAACTTAACAGTATTACATATTGATGCACATGCTGATTTACGTAAAGAATATCAAGGCTCATCATGCAATCATGCTTGTGCTGTTTACGAAGCTAGTCAAAATACCAATTTAGTACAAGTGGGTATAAGAAGTATGGACGCTTCAGAAAAAACAGCTATGAACATGGATAAAACTTTTTTTGCTCATGATATGGCTGTTAATGAATATTGGATGGAAGATGTTATCGATCAATTAACAAACAACGTGTTTATTACTTTTGATTTAGATGCCATAGACCCATCAATAATGCCAAGTACAGGTACTCCTGAACCTGGAGGATTGTTTTATTATGAAACACTAGAATTCTTGAAAAAAGTATTTACAGAGAAAAATGTTGTTGGTTTTGATATCGTAGAATTATGCCCTAATACAATTGATAAATCATCAGATTTTTTAGCTGCTAAATTGTACTATAAAATGTTGAGTTATAAATTTTCTTCAAATACAGATGAAGATACTACTGATTTTAATATCAAAAAAAATAACCAGCATACTGTACCTAAGTTTAAAAATAAATTAAACGAAGAGTTTTAAATGGATTTACAAGCCATCGCATATCATTTAGAAGAAAAAATTCAACTAAATGAAATTCGTAATCTGCTAACAGATTATACGTTAATTAAAAGAGAACATTCTTTTTTATTATACAAAATAAATGCTGACTCTTATTTATATATTAAGGATTACGGAAGTGTTGTTTTTATAAATTGTGATGCTATTTTAATTAAAAAAAACATTGATATTTTATCTAAAGGAAGTAAAAAAGTGGCACAACTACCT
The Tenacibaculum pacificus DNA segment above includes these coding regions:
- the speB gene encoding agmatinase — its product is MKNKTTYAGIPENYAKLETANIVLIPVPYDGTSTWQKGADKGPEAFLKASENMELYDIETDSEVYKEGIYLADAVLENASPEKMVEAVHQTTKKYINKNKFVTLFGGEHSISIGTIRAFNECYNNLTVLHIDAHADLRKEYQGSSCNHACAVYEASQNTNLVQVGIRSMDASEKTAMNMDKTFFAHDMAVNEYWMEDVIDQLTNNVFITFDLDAIDPSIMPSTGTPEPGGLFYYETLEFLKKVFTEKNVVGFDIVELCPNTIDKSSDFLAAKLYYKMLSYKFSSNTDEDTTDFNIKKNNQHTVPKFKNKLNEEF
- a CDS encoding NAD(P)-dependent oxidoreductase — translated: MKFGIIKERKNPPDRRVVFSPKKLQEFKEQFPDAEIVVESSDIRVFSNQAYKNAGLEVVSDISDCDVLLGVKEVPLEALIPNKKYFFFSHTIKKQPYNRKLLKAVLAKNIELYDHETIIKENGARLIGFGRYAGLVGAYNGFRALGLRENLFTLPKVETLLDLDAVKVELDKITLPNIKILLTGTGKVAHGAREILDYLKIKQVSDTLYLTADFTEPVYCLADVMEYSKRIDGKVGDKFTFYKDPSGYESNFMPYAKMTDFFIAGHFYGTGAPYLFTKKDAKHADFKIKYVADISCDVNGPVASTIRSSTIADPIYGYNPTTGLEIDFRDEKAITVMAVDNLPCELPKDASEGFGEMFLENVIPAFFNNDKDGILERAKMTTNDGKLTERYLYLQDYVNGISE
- a CDS encoding HNH endonuclease domain-containing protein encodes the protein MNLIPINTIFRNTTSSYKYYWWLSIIEISFLEDKENISYNEIIFKVISKIWYPVNYFKLSFGKRDRCAFFIKEIQREYNLEDNLSERDLYQFLIENKDSKFLTKITSELTRYVPFRFIRAWYAEETRGLKDGIINSKIVELQDNKAPYTINIELKEIKINKDWTFWIKTNYNLIKSYTYFELIKYLESENPQTSNLSKKIDKPTLRKLSTPTTYWKKYIVENPNKLDIFENKPLISMKEVSIDHFLPWSFFTHDLIWNLHPVSKNINSSKNNYLPKEKYLIPFCFLQYDFCKFLLNEKANKVLENYYLLFKCSNDELKNTSKEDFSKKINNYYLPQYEIAKNMGFNCNWFLK
- a CDS encoding arginine decarboxylase, whose amino-acid sequence is MNTRYKDLIEQTFDFPQEEFHTKNDNLFFHNIDMMALVKQYGSPLKFTYLPKISENIHRAKNWFHKAIEKHQYKGTYNYSYCTKSSHFKYVLEEALKNDIHIETSSAFDIDIVKKLKKEGKLSNDAFVLCNGFKRDQYVTNIANLIDSGHKNCVPIIDNYEELSLLLKETKSNFKVGVRIASEEEPKFEFYTSRLGIGYKNIVSFYQREIAKNPQVELKMLHFFINTGIKDNAYYWNELLKCLNVYTALKKVCPTLDSLNIGGGFPIKNSLAFEYDYEYMVDEIINQINLTCKEAGVDVPNIFTEFGSFTVGEAGGAVYEILYQKKQNDREKWNMINSSFITTLPDAWAINKRFIMLPLNKWNHKYERVLLGGLTCDSDDYYNSEQRVNGIYLPTYEKENPLYIGFFNTGAYQETIGGFGGLQHCLIPHPKHVLISKDINGNITTKLFKEQQKSEALLAILGYEK
- the kdsA gene encoding 3-deoxy-8-phosphooctulonate synthase, which encodes MDLKLIPNIKHTDANNFFLLAGPCAIESEEMAMQIAEKILTITDKLQIPYIFKGSFKKANRSRIDSFTGIGDEKALKILRKVSETFNVPTVTDIHEVSDAYKAAEYVDVLQIPAFLVRQTDLVVAAAKTGKVVNLKKGQFMSPEAMQHAVKKVHDAGNQQAWITDRGTMFGYQDMIVDFRGIPTMREFAPTVLDVTHSLQQPNQTSGVTGGRPDMIETIARAGVVNNVDGLFIETHFDPANAKSDGANMLHLDYLEKLLTNLVAIRKTVNNL
- a CDS encoding DUF3820 family protein; this translates as MLPDKQFLIDTAQMRMPFGKYKSYYLVDLPEHYIVWYKNKGFPNGKLGKMMGLVYEMQLNGLEEILRKIRN
- a CDS encoding transglutaminase domain-containing protein, with protein sequence MKQLYLFLVFVITTATLSAQDFSTVDAKIKTYPKIITANKLADKISADFTSDDEKVRAVFSWIAFNIRYDLKAFYNPSKKRINFRYRNEAEKQTKINNIKNDIVKKTMARRSGVCEGYAQTFSKICTLLNIENDVIKGHVRISSNDIGKVNNPANHAWNAVKLNNKWLYLDATWAAGAVNNGRWQRSFNEYYFNIPKEKYFLTHFPDDILWQLRVKRMSLQAYFQQPIYSSSFLKTSYKLITPINGIITKKANTPITFTLENIAKNQTIYCGFKGVKYAQKPKISFEKNQTIVSILPPKNSKEVYLIIDKEVMLEFLIK